Proteins encoded together in one Alkalihalobacillus sp. TS-13 window:
- the katG gene encoding catalase/peroxidase HPI → MDKNEMHDSKAGAGQCPFTGAKSKEESAVTTTKVGTTNKDWWPNQLNLNILRQHDTKTNPMGEDFDYAEEFQKLDYDALKQDLHDLMTDSQDWWPADYGHYGPLFIRMSWHAAGTYRTGDGRGGGSTGQQRFAPLNSWPDNANLDKARRLLWPIKQKYGNKISWADLLVLSGNVALESMGLKTFGFGGGREDVWHPEEDVYWGNETEWLGDNRYSGDRELENPLAAVQMGLIYVNPEGPNGNPDPVASGRDIRETFARMGMNDEETVALIAGGHTFGKAHGAGDAEAHVGAAPEAADIEDQGLGWKSTHGSGIGRDTITSGVEGAWTANPTKWDNGYYDLLFGYEWELTKSPAGANQWKPVNPKEEDLAPDAEDPSVKVPTFMTTADMSLRMFPDYEKISRRFHQNPDEFADVFARAWFKLLHRDMGPKSRYLGPEVPKEDLIWQDPIPAVDYELTDAEVADLKAKILSSGLSVSELVKTAWASASTYRGSDMRGGANGARVRLAPQKDWEVNEPEHLAKVLSVYEDIQKQLDKKVSLADLIVLGGSAAIEKAAKDAGVDVTVPFAPGRGDATEEKTDAESFDVLEPMADGFRNYEKKEYTLSPEELLVDKSQLLGLTPPEMTVLIGGMRVLGTNYKGTDHGVFTDRVGTLTNDFFVNLLDMNIEWKPAGYNHYEGRDRKTGEVKRTATRVDLVFGSNSELRALAEVYAQDDNKEKFVHDFVAAWVKVMNADRFDLKAKKSSTMYA, encoded by the coding sequence ATGGACAAGAACGAAATGCATGACAGCAAAGCTGGTGCTGGCCAGTGCCCTTTTACGGGTGCAAAATCGAAGGAAGAAAGTGCCGTCACGACGACCAAAGTCGGGACAACCAATAAGGACTGGTGGCCGAACCAGCTGAACCTGAACATTCTTCGTCAGCATGACACGAAGACGAATCCGATGGGTGAAGACTTTGATTATGCTGAAGAGTTCCAAAAGCTGGATTACGATGCTCTGAAGCAGGACCTTCATGACTTGATGACAGACAGCCAGGACTGGTGGCCTGCAGACTATGGACACTATGGACCCCTCTTTATCCGCATGTCCTGGCACGCAGCCGGTACATACCGTACTGGTGACGGACGCGGAGGCGGGAGCACGGGTCAACAACGTTTTGCACCGCTGAACAGCTGGCCGGATAACGCGAACCTTGATAAAGCGCGCCGCTTGCTTTGGCCGATCAAACAAAAATACGGGAACAAGATTTCATGGGCAGACTTGCTTGTCCTATCCGGTAATGTCGCGCTTGAATCGATGGGCTTGAAGACGTTCGGTTTCGGTGGTGGACGTGAAGACGTCTGGCATCCAGAAGAAGATGTCTACTGGGGTAATGAGACAGAATGGCTCGGTGACAACCGGTACTCAGGCGACCGCGAGCTGGAAAATCCGCTTGCTGCCGTTCAGATGGGTCTCATCTATGTCAACCCTGAAGGTCCAAACGGAAACCCGGATCCAGTTGCAAGTGGACGCGACATCCGTGAAACGTTTGCCCGTATGGGAATGAACGATGAGGAGACCGTTGCGCTCATAGCCGGTGGCCACACATTCGGTAAAGCACACGGCGCAGGTGATGCTGAAGCACATGTCGGCGCAGCACCAGAAGCTGCGGATATCGAAGACCAGGGCTTAGGTTGGAAGAGCACCCACGGAAGCGGTATAGGTCGTGATACGATCACGAGCGGTGTCGAAGGTGCATGGACGGCGAACCCGACAAAATGGGATAACGGTTACTATGACCTTTTGTTCGGCTATGAATGGGAATTGACGAAGAGTCCTGCAGGGGCAAATCAGTGGAAACCAGTTAACCCGAAAGAAGAAGATCTCGCACCAGATGCCGAAGATCCATCTGTAAAAGTTCCGACGTTCATGACGACAGCCGATATGTCGTTGCGTATGTTCCCTGATTATGAGAAGATCTCACGTCGTTTCCATCAGAACCCGGATGAATTCGCAGATGTTTTCGCACGTGCTTGGTTCAAGCTGCTTCATCGTGACATGGGTCCAAAATCAAGATACCTTGGCCCTGAAGTACCAAAAGAAGATCTGATCTGGCAGGACCCGATTCCAGCTGTCGATTATGAATTGACAGATGCTGAAGTCGCAGACTTGAAAGCGAAAATCCTGTCTTCTGGCCTATCTGTCAGTGAGCTAGTGAAAACCGCATGGGCTTCTGCAAGCACATATCGGGGATCAGACATGCGCGGTGGTGCAAATGGTGCACGCGTCCGCCTTGCCCCTCAGAAAGATTGGGAAGTGAACGAGCCTGAGCACCTTGCAAAAGTACTTTCCGTCTATGAAGACATTCAAAAACAGCTTGATAAAAAAGTGAGCCTTGCTGATTTGATTGTTCTTGGGGGAAGTGCAGCAATCGAAAAAGCCGCTAAAGATGCAGGTGTTGACGTGACCGTTCCATTTGCACCTGGACGCGGTGATGCAACTGAAGAGAAGACAGATGCAGAAAGTTTTGATGTATTAGAGCCGATGGCAGATGGTTTCCGAAACTATGAGAAAAAGGAATACACGTTGAGCCCAGAGGAACTGTTAGTGGACAAATCTCAGCTGCTAGGTCTTACTCCACCGGAAATGACGGTGTTGATCGGTGGTATGCGTGTACTTGGTACAAACTACAAAGGCACAGATCACGGCGTATTCACAGACCGTGTCGGCACACTCACAAACGACTTCTTCGTGAACCTGCTTGACATGAATATCGAATGGAAGCCAGCAGGGTACAACCATTACGAAGGACGCGATCGTAAAACAGGCGAAGTCAAACGCACAGCAACACGCGTCGACCTCGTATTCGGATCAAACTCTGAACTGCGTGCTCTGGCAGAAGTCTATGCACAAGACGACAACAAAGAAAAATTCGTACACGACTTCGTAGCCGCATGGGTGAAAGTGATGAATGCAGATCGGTTTGATCTTAAAGCTAAGAAGTCTTCAACGATGTATGCGTAA
- a CDS encoding MFS transporter → MESKKALPILFLVMFMVMVGFGIIIPVLPFLAEEVGGSPFELGLLMAVYSIMQLLFAPMWGRISDRIGRKPVMMLGVAGLAISFFIMAMADSLWVLFAARIIGGFLSSANMPTTMAYAADITTPENRGKGMGIIGAATGLGFIFGPAIGGVFSKTSLSMPFYVAGISSIITLILVLILVKESLPAEKRNEFSRKRDSVWKAFEGPLSILFILQLIVTLSLAGLEATFAYFAADKAGITTVQLGYIFMIMGLGSAIVQGGLVGPMTKRFGEGAVIRVGITVSAIGFVLILFSRDFWTTTLFLTVFGLGNGVIRPAISALLTKRSDTGYGSVTGLLSSFDSFGRIAGPPLGGLLFSIAIGLPFISGAILSIFALLLYQVYRLQTRKVKETV, encoded by the coding sequence ATGGAGTCAAAAAAGGCGTTACCAATACTTTTTCTTGTCATGTTCATGGTCATGGTCGGATTCGGCATCATCATTCCGGTCTTGCCATTCCTCGCTGAAGAGGTGGGAGGAAGTCCGTTTGAACTAGGTCTATTGATGGCGGTTTATTCGATCATGCAGCTACTCTTCGCTCCGATGTGGGGGCGTATTTCTGATCGTATCGGCCGGAAGCCGGTCATGATGTTAGGAGTAGCAGGATTAGCGATTTCATTTTTCATCATGGCTATGGCAGATTCGCTATGGGTTTTATTTGCCGCCCGGATTATCGGTGGATTTTTATCATCGGCTAACATGCCGACGACCATGGCTTATGCAGCAGATATCACAACCCCAGAAAACCGTGGTAAAGGGATGGGGATCATCGGAGCTGCCACCGGGCTCGGTTTCATTTTCGGACCCGCGATCGGCGGTGTATTTTCAAAAACAAGTCTTTCAATGCCCTTTTATGTGGCAGGAATTTCGTCGATCATTACATTGATTTTGGTGCTTATATTAGTGAAAGAGTCACTCCCTGCAGAGAAAAGAAATGAGTTTTCGAGAAAGAGGGATTCGGTCTGGAAAGCATTTGAAGGACCACTCTCCATTCTGTTCATTTTACAATTGATCGTCACTTTATCGCTGGCTGGTCTTGAAGCGACTTTCGCCTATTTCGCAGCTGATAAGGCAGGAATAACCACGGTCCAACTTGGTTATATCTTCATGATCATGGGGCTGGGCAGTGCTATTGTGCAAGGAGGATTGGTCGGCCCGATGACAAAGAGGTTCGGTGAAGGTGCGGTCATCCGGGTAGGCATTACTGTATCGGCGATTGGATTCGTCCTTATCTTGTTTTCACGTGATTTCTGGACAACGACTCTCTTCCTGACGGTTTTCGGATTGGGGAATGGCGTGATCCGACCGGCGATCTCTGCCCTTCTTACCAAACGCTCGGACACAGGGTATGGGAGCGTTACTGGCTTACTTTCGTCTTTTGATTCATTCGGCCGGATTGCAGGACCTCCTCTAGGCGGCTTGTTATTTTCGATTGCGATCGGTCTCCCATTCATTTCAGGAGCCATCTTATCCATATTCGCGTTGCTCCTCTACCAGGTTTATCGTTTACAAACGAGAAAAGTGAAAGAAACAGTATAA
- a CDS encoding ferredoxin: protein MNLEGFSKHLLICNGATCTKNGAEEVTETIREEIKKLELQKEIHTTKTLCNGQCKHGPITVLYPQGTWYKKMNKEKSEELIRQLKEERNDNLGSELYYHDGKAFKNHE, encoded by the coding sequence ATGAACTTAGAGGGATTTAGCAAACATCTATTAATTTGCAACGGGGCAACATGCACGAAGAATGGAGCAGAAGAAGTCACGGAGACGATTAGAGAAGAAATAAAAAAATTAGAGTTGCAAAAAGAGATTCACACAACCAAAACATTATGTAATGGCCAATGCAAACATGGTCCAATTACTGTTCTATATCCTCAAGGAACCTGGTATAAGAAAATGAATAAAGAAAAAAGTGAAGAACTTATTCGTCAATTGAAAGAAGAAAGAAATGATAATTTAGGTTCTGAACTTTACTACCATGATGGAAAAGCATTTAAGAATCATGAGTGA
- a CDS encoding D-TA family PLP-dependent enzyme, with translation MTMVTSLDTPTLLLDYPKLKKNINEIANFSEEHNLSYRPHIKTHKSIEIAKLQLQAGAVGITTATIVEAEVMAAGGVDDILIAYPISSPNKIGRMIKLLQQGVKLKVSVDSTEQLAYLQKELDHTPFSMEVWIKVNSGLNRCGVEPGKDALVLAKEVLSHSKIRLGGILTHAGHSYAASTYSEIEQIGVQEGWAVVESAEECEKAGIPIPVRSVGSTPTYKIAGKVPGITEIRPGNAVFFDAIQVGLGVADIENCALTVLASVVGVYQDRIVFDTGSKTLCLDKGAHGNNTVKGFGHMIGHPEITLERLSEEHGIGTSTQKSSLKLNDKVRIIPNHACTVANQFEEYIVHQNGNVLDAWKVEG, from the coding sequence ATGACGATGGTAACGAGTTTAGACACGCCGACATTGCTGCTGGATTACCCAAAGCTTAAAAAAAATATTAATGAAATCGCAAACTTTTCAGAGGAACATAACCTTTCTTATCGCCCGCATATAAAGACACATAAATCCATTGAAATCGCAAAGCTGCAGCTTCAAGCGGGAGCTGTCGGCATAACGACCGCTACGATTGTTGAAGCAGAAGTAATGGCTGCTGGTGGAGTAGATGACATATTGATCGCCTATCCCATTTCCAGTCCGAACAAGATTGGTAGAATGATAAAGCTTTTACAACAAGGTGTTAAACTGAAAGTATCAGTAGATAGCACGGAGCAGTTAGCTTATTTGCAAAAGGAACTTGATCATACACCATTTTCAATGGAAGTATGGATCAAAGTGAATTCCGGGCTAAACCGATGTGGGGTTGAACCAGGAAAGGACGCTCTGGTATTAGCGAAGGAAGTTTTATCGCATTCCAAGATCAGGTTGGGCGGTATTTTGACCCATGCCGGACATTCCTATGCTGCTTCAACCTATTCAGAAATTGAACAAATTGGAGTTCAGGAAGGATGGGCAGTCGTAGAAAGCGCTGAGGAATGTGAAAAAGCTGGGATTCCGATACCAGTAAGAAGTGTCGGTTCCACTCCGACCTATAAAATTGCAGGAAAGGTACCCGGGATCACCGAAATCAGGCCCGGAAACGCTGTGTTTTTCGATGCAATTCAAGTAGGATTAGGTGTTGCCGATATTGAAAACTGTGCATTGACGGTATTGGCTTCTGTAGTTGGTGTTTATCAAGATCGGATTGTATTTGATACAGGAAGCAAAACGCTTTGTTTGGATAAAGGAGCACACGGAAATAATACCGTGAAAGGATTCGGCCACATGATCGGCCATCCAGAAATTACGCTGGAACGGTTATCAGAAGAACATGGAATTGGTACATCCACACAGAAGAGTTCCTTAAAATTGAATGATAAGGTAAGAATTATTCCAAACCATGCGTGTACAGTAGCAAATCAGTTTGAAGAATATATTGTACATCAAAATGGGAACGTATTGGATGCTTGGAAAGTTGAAGGATAA
- a CDS encoding heavy metal translocating P-type ATPase encodes MSDKKETTLQIAGMTCAACAVRIEKGLKKIDGVEDANVNFALEKSKVTFDPFKTNVHQVKEKVQSLGYKVTSEKVEFDISGMTCAACANKIEKRLNKLSGVQTATVNFALESALVEYNPDEVSAADMIEAIKKLGYRLEQKKEAQGEKVDHRQKEIEKQKGKFIFSAILSIPLLWAMVSHFQFTSFIWLPEMFMNPWVQLALATPVQFIVGGQFYVGAYKALRNKSANMDVLVALGTSAAYFYSIYLSIISIGSDSHMVELYFETSAVLITLIILGKLFEAKAKGRSSEAIKKLMGLQAKTATVVRDGQELNVSIEEVIAGDIVYVKPGEKVPVDGVIFEGRSALDESMITGESIPVDKTVGDAVIGSTINKNGFIKVKATKVGKDTALAQIIKVVEEAQGSKAPIQRLADVISGIFVPIVVGIAIVTFLVWYFVVSPGEFAVALEKLIAVLVIACPCALGLATPTSIMAGSGRAAEYGILFKGGEHLETTHRLDTVILDKTGTVTNGKPTLTDVILSNGFEEKEFLKLVGAAERNSEHPLAEAIVEGIKEKGIELGTSEHFEAIPGFGIESKVEGKSLLIGTRRLMEKNNINVGDILPKMENLEKQGKTAMLVAIDHHFAGLIAVADTIKETSPKAIERLKKMGLEVVMITGDNKQTAQAIANEVGIDQVIAEVLPEGKAEEVKKLQKVGKKVAMVGDGINDAPALATADIGMAIGTGTDVAMEAADITLIKGDLNSIADAIFMSKMTIRNIKQNLFWAFAYNALGVPIAALGFLAPWLAGVAMAFSSVSVVLNALRLQRIQLKG; translated from the coding sequence ATGAGTGATAAAAAAGAAACAACACTTCAAATAGCTGGTATGACATGTGCTGCTTGTGCCGTAAGAATCGAAAAAGGTCTAAAAAAAATAGATGGAGTAGAGGATGCGAATGTAAATTTCGCATTAGAAAAATCAAAAGTAACATTTGATCCGTTTAAAACAAATGTACATCAAGTTAAAGAAAAAGTGCAATCTTTAGGATACAAAGTAACGAGTGAGAAAGTTGAATTTGATATAAGTGGCATGACATGTGCTGCTTGTGCTAATAAAATTGAAAAACGTTTAAATAAGTTAAGTGGAGTCCAAACCGCAACGGTAAACTTCGCTTTAGAATCTGCTCTTGTAGAATATAACCCTGATGAAGTGTCGGCTGCGGATATGATAGAAGCCATCAAAAAATTGGGCTATCGTTTAGAACAAAAGAAAGAAGCTCAAGGCGAAAAGGTTGATCATAGACAAAAAGAAATTGAAAAGCAAAAAGGGAAATTTATTTTCTCTGCGATTTTATCCATCCCTTTACTTTGGGCGATGGTCAGTCATTTTCAATTTACTTCTTTTATTTGGCTTCCTGAGATGTTCATGAATCCTTGGGTTCAACTCGCGCTTGCGACTCCAGTTCAATTTATAGTTGGGGGGCAATTTTACGTGGGTGCTTATAAAGCATTAAGAAATAAAAGTGCAAACATGGATGTTTTGGTTGCCCTTGGTACCTCTGCAGCTTATTTCTATAGCATTTACTTAAGTATTATATCAATAGGCTCTGATTCACATATGGTCGAATTATATTTTGAAACAAGTGCTGTATTAATCACTCTTATTATATTAGGGAAACTGTTTGAAGCAAAAGCAAAGGGTCGTTCATCTGAAGCCATTAAGAAGCTTATGGGCTTACAGGCGAAAACGGCTACAGTAGTAAGAGACGGGCAAGAATTGAATGTATCCATTGAAGAGGTAATCGCTGGTGATATCGTCTATGTGAAACCAGGTGAAAAGGTACCTGTAGATGGAGTGATCTTCGAAGGAAGGTCTGCCCTTGATGAGTCAATGATTACAGGTGAAAGTATTCCTGTTGATAAAACAGTTGGAGATGCAGTCATAGGATCGACCATAAATAAGAACGGATTTATAAAGGTAAAGGCAACAAAGGTAGGAAAAGATACGGCCTTAGCTCAAATAATCAAAGTAGTCGAAGAAGCTCAAGGATCAAAAGCACCAATCCAGCGTTTAGCTGATGTGATCTCAGGAATTTTTGTCCCAATCGTAGTTGGAATAGCCATTGTGACATTTCTAGTTTGGTACTTTGTTGTCAGTCCCGGAGAGTTTGCAGTAGCCCTTGAAAAGTTAATTGCCGTATTAGTTATCGCATGTCCATGTGCGTTAGGCCTAGCCACTCCCACCTCCATTATGGCAGGGTCAGGCCGAGCTGCTGAATATGGAATTTTGTTTAAAGGCGGGGAGCATCTTGAAACGACTCATCGATTGGATACAGTCATCCTTGATAAAACGGGAACTGTAACAAATGGAAAACCAACACTTACAGATGTTATTCTGTCAAACGGATTTGAAGAAAAAGAATTTTTAAAGTTAGTCGGTGCTGCAGAAAGAAATTCTGAACATCCGTTAGCTGAAGCAATTGTCGAGGGCATTAAAGAAAAAGGGATTGAACTTGGAACATCTGAACATTTCGAAGCGATTCCTGGCTTTGGAATCGAATCGAAAGTTGAAGGAAAATCCTTGCTTATCGGAACACGACGGCTTATGGAGAAAAACAACATTAACGTTGGAGACATACTACCTAAAATGGAAAACTTAGAAAAGCAAGGTAAGACAGCAATGCTAGTCGCAATTGATCATCACTTTGCTGGATTGATTGCCGTCGCAGATACGATTAAAGAAACCTCTCCAAAAGCGATTGAAAGGTTAAAAAAGATGGGTCTTGAGGTTGTGATGATTACAGGAGATAACAAGCAGACAGCTCAAGCCATTGCAAATGAGGTCGGTATTGATCAAGTGATAGCAGAAGTTCTACCAGAAGGAAAGGCAGAGGAAGTGAAAAAGCTTCAAAAAGTAGGAAAGAAAGTGGCAATGGTTGGTGACGGTATTAACGATGCGCCAGCGTTAGCTACTGCCGATATTGGCATGGCAATCGGTACGGGTACTGATGTAGCAATGGAGGCTGCAGATATAACCTTAATCAAAGGAGACTTAAATAGTATTGCTGATGCCATCTTTATGAGTAAAATGACCATTCGAAATATCAAGCAAAATCTATTTTGGGCCTTTGCTTATAATGCATTAGGCGTTCCAATTGCAGCACTAGGGTTTCTGGCCCCATGGCTTGCGGGAGTCGCAATGGCATTTAGTTCCGTTTCAGTTGTGTTAAATGCACTCAGATTACAAAGGATTCAGTTAAAAGGATAA
- the copZ gene encoding copper chaperone CopZ yields MEKTTLNVQGMSCGHCIQSIEGSVGELTGVTAVNVNLDSGTVRVEFNPNEVPLDKIKETIDDQGYDVQ; encoded by the coding sequence ATGGAAAAAACAACTCTAAACGTACAAGGGATGTCATGTGGCCATTGTATCCAATCAATTGAAGGCAGTGTAGGCGAATTAACCGGAGTTACAGCTGTTAACGTAAATTTAGATTCAGGAACTGTTCGTGTGGAATTTAATCCAAATGAAGTTCCCCTTGATAAGATCAAAGAAACAATCGATGACCAAGGTTATGATGTCCAATAA
- a CDS encoding cupin domain-containing protein, with protein MNRTMEQVLVHPDGTTITLLDQGTDEQGEYLIVEHLVMKRGAMNGPHWHPVLTESFTVKEGMMRFIVDGTEQLLGPGQHIKVLPEQVHQFWNESEDQLIAIHEIRPPGNHWNMFKLIHKLTKQNRLNSKGVPRNPLWLGMAWECIDGYIAGPPILFQRALFGGLAQLARSVGYRI; from the coding sequence TTGAATAGAACTATGGAACAGGTACTCGTTCATCCAGACGGAACGACAATTACACTTCTAGATCAAGGTACAGATGAACAAGGGGAGTACTTGATTGTTGAACATTTGGTAATGAAAAGAGGTGCAATGAACGGTCCACATTGGCATCCAGTTCTAACGGAATCATTTACGGTTAAGGAAGGGATGATGCGCTTCATAGTAGATGGCACGGAACAACTTCTTGGACCTGGCCAGCATATAAAGGTTCTTCCCGAACAGGTGCATCAATTCTGGAATGAGAGTGAAGATCAGTTGATAGCAATCCATGAAATTCGACCACCAGGGAATCATTGGAACATGTTCAAGCTCATACACAAATTAACCAAACAAAACCGATTAAATTCCAAAGGCGTCCCTCGGAATCCATTATGGTTAGGGATGGCATGGGAGTGTATAGATGGATATATAGCAGGACCTCCTATCCTATTTCAAAGGGCTTTATTCGGTGGGTTGGCACAACTAGCCCGTTCAGTCGGATATCGAATATAA
- a CDS encoding DUF4910 domain-containing protein, with the protein MFENIKKIIEEEISGRQAFRYADRIAQYHRIQASPGYREAADEVMRLLQRDGVDAELVSYPARFGERFLSHFSFKEWKCERAELWIETPQRKRIARFEEEEISVVQRSISTPEEGLEAELVVIENAEQESSYEGLDLEGKIVLVRGNQFIIHALAVEKYKCAGLIFDNLAEFQPIRTRWDLPDTRQYTSYWWHREKEMKSFGFVVSPRIGEELRHLAEKQTVRVKAKVEAELEDGQFESIEYFIPGKKEQEILLVSHLCHPYPGGQDNASGPGTLMEVMRTLTRLIKEDILSQPELGIRFLMMPEMTGTAAYFHLNKERIPNTIAALNLDMVGANQTKGGGPLCVEQPPMAVPTFLDRFAYKLVEDTSNNTTNFTGTTDYSTEHHVKTRFSGGSDHSIISDPTIGIPCPMLIQWPDRHYHTTSDSTKNLDENMMKLIGTVTALYSYGLANGEEEEWISYTLQHMGKIGSHLNNAKESLTKSNLTNKEFRDAFSFYVKYEEDSLSQLDFYAKLRNFNNLQEQIEQLKNLITKQADILFVIGERQFSKETEENKVQEGMNAIYKRNYKAPVRLVDEIGVLSIEERYHWLKEVEPNIPLGYADFILYWMDGKRTVQEVLDLTYYETGQFFPDYAKDLLELYLTVDVINKVGDA; encoded by the coding sequence ATGTTCGAAAATATAAAGAAGATCATTGAAGAAGAAATATCAGGAAGACAGGCTTTTCGGTACGCAGATCGGATTGCGCAATATCACCGCATTCAAGCCTCTCCAGGGTATCGGGAAGCGGCCGATGAAGTTATGAGATTATTACAACGTGATGGTGTGGATGCTGAACTGGTATCGTATCCAGCCAGGTTTGGCGAGCGGTTTTTATCACATTTTTCGTTTAAAGAATGGAAGTGTGAACGTGCAGAGCTCTGGATCGAAACGCCGCAACGTAAAAGGATTGCCAGATTCGAGGAGGAAGAAATTTCAGTTGTACAAAGGAGCATTTCAACACCAGAAGAAGGATTAGAGGCTGAACTGGTTGTTATAGAAAATGCAGAGCAAGAGAGCAGTTATGAGGGGCTGGACTTGGAAGGCAAGATTGTGCTTGTAAGAGGAAACCAGTTTATCATTCATGCATTGGCGGTAGAAAAATATAAATGTGCAGGACTGATTTTTGATAATCTTGCTGAATTCCAACCGATCCGAACACGTTGGGATTTACCGGATACACGACAATACACATCCTATTGGTGGCATCGTGAAAAGGAGATGAAGTCGTTCGGTTTTGTCGTATCTCCCAGGATCGGGGAAGAACTTAGGCATCTAGCAGAAAAGCAAACGGTCCGAGTGAAGGCAAAAGTGGAAGCTGAACTGGAAGACGGGCAATTTGAAAGCATTGAATACTTCATTCCTGGTAAAAAAGAGCAGGAGATTTTACTAGTAAGCCACTTGTGCCATCCGTATCCAGGAGGACAAGATAACGCATCGGGACCTGGTACATTAATGGAAGTGATGCGGACATTGACACGGTTGATAAAGGAAGATATATTGTCACAGCCAGAGCTTGGGATCAGATTCTTGATGATGCCGGAAATGACCGGAACGGCTGCCTATTTTCATCTGAACAAAGAGCGGATTCCGAATACAATCGCAGCGTTGAACCTGGATATGGTGGGAGCCAATCAAACGAAGGGCGGAGGTCCATTATGTGTTGAACAACCGCCAATGGCTGTGCCGACTTTTCTGGATAGGTTCGCCTACAAATTGGTAGAAGATACGTCAAATAACACCACTAATTTTACCGGCACTACGGATTATAGTACGGAGCATCATGTCAAAACCCGTTTTTCTGGCGGAAGTGATCATTCTATCATTTCGGACCCCACAATCGGGATTCCGTGTCCGATGCTTATTCAATGGCCAGATAGGCATTATCATACGACATCGGACTCTACTAAAAACCTGGATGAGAACATGATGAAACTGATCGGTACAGTAACCGCTCTATATAGTTACGGTTTAGCAAATGGAGAAGAGGAAGAGTGGATTTCGTACACCTTGCAGCATATGGGGAAGATCGGCTCACATTTGAATAACGCAAAAGAGTCGTTGACGAAATCTAACTTAACCAATAAGGAATTTCGTGATGCCTTCTCTTTTTATGTTAAATATGAAGAGGACTCCTTATCCCAGCTCGACTTCTATGCCAAACTTCGCAACTTCAACAATCTGCAAGAGCAAATTGAACAGCTGAAAAATCTGATTACAAAGCAAGCTGATATTCTTTTTGTAATAGGAGAGCGGCAATTCTCAAAGGAAACCGAGGAGAATAAAGTCCAGGAGGGAATGAACGCGATTTATAAGCGAAATTATAAGGCTCCAGTCCGCCTGGTTGATGAAATAGGTGTCCTGTCTATAGAGGAAAGATATCATTGGTTAAAAGAGGTGGAACCAAACATTCCGCTTGGCTATGCTGACTTTATTTTATATTGGATGGATGGGAAACGAACAGTCCAAGAAGTGCTTGATTTAACGTATTATGAAACAGGTCAGTTCTTCCCGGATTATGCAAAAGACCTTCTGGAACTCTACTTAACAGTCGATGTCATAAACAAAGTAGGAGACGCCTAA
- a CDS encoding metal-sensitive transcriptional regulator: MSINLENLDHMVETDQCCSSDGERKSHHSDNVKNNLVTRLNRIEGQIRGIKGLIEKDTYCDDVITQISATQSALNSVARILLDGHMKTCVLEKIQEGDTEILDEVMVTIQKLMKK; this comes from the coding sequence ATGTCGATTAATTTAGAAAATCTTGATCATATGGTTGAAACCGATCAATGTTGTTCATCAGACGGTGAAAGAAAAAGCCATCATTCAGATAATGTGAAAAATAATTTAGTAACAAGATTAAATCGAATTGAAGGACAAATTCGCGGAATAAAAGGATTAATTGAAAAAGATACGTATTGTGATGATGTCATTACTCAAATATCTGCGACTCAATCTGCTTTAAATAGTGTTGCTCGAATTTTGCTTGACGGACATATGAAGACATGTGTTCTAGAGAAAATTCAAGAAGGTGACACGGAGATTTTAGATGAGGTAATGGTAACCATCCAAAAATTAATGAAAAAATAA